Proteins from one Anastrepha obliqua isolate idAnaObli1 chromosome 2, idAnaObli1_1.0, whole genome shotgun sequence genomic window:
- the LOC129238619 gene encoding period circadian protein — MEGESTESTHNTKVSDSAYSNSCSNSQSQRSGSSKSRLSGSHSSGSSGYGGKPSTQASSSDMHIKRVKDKARKKKKLKCSTQTNTLENQDDVPNTSEPQSEEQIALACDKAIGIVAQCSRLKENKETSILLEKETTEQTKSEISLQLPTPSPLSTITQQGGKSERTCESAPGKLENSGKAEKLKEESFCCVISMHDGIVLFTTPSITDVLGFPRDMWLGRSFIDFVHPKDRATFASQITTGIPIAESRNSEPKDARTTFCVMLRRYRGLKSRGYGVIGRPVSYEPFRLGLTFREAPEEARPDNLVSNGTNMLLVICATPIKSSYIVPDEILSRKSPKFSIRHTATGIISHVDSAAVSTLGYLPQDLIGRTIFDFYHPEDLMVLKEIYETVMKKGQTAGASFCSKPYRFLIQNGCYILMETEWTSFVNPWSRKLEFVIGHHRVFQGPKHCNVFDLAPTNKPKLSDEVRSRNMRIRDEILKLLEETISRPSDTVKQEVSRRCQALASFMETLMDEVTRTDLKLELPHENELTVSERDSVMLGEISPHHDYYDSKSSTETPPSYNQLNYNENLQRFFNSKPVTAPVEDDPMKNEKSYSISADARNTLSPVQCFEGSGGSGSSGNFTSGSNIHMSSIANTSNTGTSSGSAQLVTLTESLLNKHNDEMEKFMLKKHREARGRCGEKSKKVSEKVMEYSGPGHGLKRGGSHSWEGDANKPKHQHTNVMDAQREYVDHHNLAVSSSNKAYGTLQTTLGDTSYAAAGLSCSRNVNLWPPFSVGLTSSHTSQTVAQSGFTPQHSIFPTFYYIPVTATAATQAPAKPVVSDMPSTSAQALPLQYMTGLMYPHPSLFYTHPATAMMYQPMSFSNIGNSLALSEQSSSTNAFKTSQPVMLAPTPTKTQGAFHSITPAQPQRPSSQATSIKAEPGSNMAPSDSSKKGIADSPIPSVVGDYVSDQHNPNDLKPNTDSNGNSDDMDGSSFSSFYSSFIKTTDGSDSPQENDKEGKHRKYKVQGDSKSMDNAEEDQTLHGDG; from the exons TGGCAGCTCCAAATCACGTCTCAGCGGTAGCCACTCGTCCGGCAGCAGCGGCTATGGCGGCAAACCATCAACGCAAGCTAGCAG TAGCGACATGCACATTAAGCGCGTCAAAGATAAGGCacgcaagaagaagaagttgaaATGCTCAACACAAACAAATACTCTTGAAAATCAGGATGATGTTCCGAATACCAGCGAACCACAGAGCGAGGAGCAAATCGCGCTGGCCTGTGACAAGGCAATCG GAATTGTAGCACAATGCAGCCGCCTGAAGGAAAATAAAGAGACGTCAATCTTGTTGGAGAAGGAGACTACCGAGCAAACTAAGTCGGAGATTTCATTGCAGTTGCCCACACCATCACCATTATCAA CTATCACACAGCAAGGCGGAAAATCGGAAAGAACCTGCGAATCGGCACCAGGAAAATTGGAAAACTCCGGCAAGGCGGAGAAACTTAAAGAG GAGAGTTTCTGCTGTGTCATATCAATGCATGACGGCATCGTGCTCTTCACTACACCCAGCATAACAGATGTGCTCGGTTTTCCACGTGACATGTGGCTGGGACGTTCATTCATCGATTTCGTACATCCTAAAGACCGTGCCACCTTTGCTAGTCAAATCACTACCGGCATACCAATTGCAGAGTCCCGCAACAGCGAGCCCAAGGATGCGCGCACCACCTTCTGTGTGATGCTACGCCGTTATCGCGGCTTAAAATCTCGAGGTTATGGCGTCATTGGACGCCCTGTTAGCTATGAGCCATTCCGTTTGGGACTCACATTCCGCGAAGCGCCCGAAGAAGCGCGTCCCGACAACCTGGTCTCGAATGGAACCAATATGTTGCTAGTCATATGTGCTACGCCCATTAAGAGCTCCTATATTG TGCCAGATGAAATACTCTCGCGCAAGAGTCCGAAATTCTCAATACGACACACAGCAACGGGTATCATTTCACATGTGGATAGCGCTGCCGTGTCGACGTTGGGCTATTTACCGCAAGATCTGATTGGACGTACAATATTTGACTTTTATCATCCAGAAGATCTGATGGTTTTAAAGGAAATCTATGAAACTGTCATGAAAAAGGGACAAACAGCGGGCGCTTCATTCTGCAGCAAGCCGTATCGTTTTCTGATACAGAACGGTTGCTATATACTAATGGAGACGGAGTGGACCAGTTTCGTAAATCCGTGGTCTCGTAAACTGGAATTTGTTATAGGCCATCATAGAGTATTTCAAG GTCCGAAGCATTGTAATGTTTTCGATTTGGCGCCGACCAACAAGCCAAAGCTTTCTGATGAGGTGCGTAGTCGCAATATGCGCATAAGAGATGAGATACTCAAATTGCTCGAGGAAACAATATCGAGACCTTCGGACACGGTAAAGCAGGAGGTTTCACGTCGTTGTCAAGCGTTAGCTTCCTTCATGGAAACTTTAATGGACGAGGTCACGCGCACGGATCTCAAGTTAGAACTACCACATGAAAACGAATTGACCGTCTCTGAACGAGATTCGGTAATGTTGGGCGAGATATCACCACATCACGACTACTACGATAGCAAAAGTTCAACGGAAACGCCGCCTAGTTACAACCAATTGAATTATAATGAAAATCTTCAACGTTTTTTTAACAGCAAGCCTGTCACCGCGCCCGTCGAAGACGATCCCATGAAGAACGAGAAATCTTACAGTATTTCGGCCGATGCACGGAATACACTGAGCCCGGTGCAATGTTTCGAAGGTAGTGGCGGTAGTGGGTCGTCGGGAAATTTTACCTCCGGCAGCAACATACACATGAGCAGCATTGCAAACACAAGCAACACCGGCACCTCGTCGGGCAGTGCCCAGCTGGTGACATTGACCGAATCGCTATTGAACAAGCACAATGATGAAATGGAGAAATTTATGCTGAAGAAACATAGAGAGGCACGTGGTCGTTGTGGTGAGAAGAGTAAGAAGGTTTCCGAGAAGGTGATGGAGTATAGCGGACCGGGGCATGGACTAAAGCGAGGCGGCTCACATTCTTGGGAAGGCGACGCCAACAAGCCGAAACATCAGCACACGAACGTAATGGATGCGCAACGCGAATATGTAGATCATCACAACTTGGCGGTGAGTTCGAGCAACAAAGCTTACGGTACACTACAAACGACGCTGGGCGATACATCGTACGCTGCCGCCGGTCTCTCCTGTTCGCGCAACGTTAATCTTTGGCCACCCTTCTCGGTCGGTCTCACATCTTCGCACACATCGCAAACTGTGGCGCAAAGCGGTTTCACACCTCAACACAGCATCTTTCCGACTTTCTACTACATACCAGTGACAGCGACTGCCGCAACACAAGCTCCAGCAAAGCCAGTCGTGTCCGATATGCCAAGCACGTCGGCGCAGGCGCTGCCGTTGCAATACATGACCGGACTTATGTATCCCCACCCGTCTCTATTCTATACACATCCCGCAACGGCAATGATGTACCAGCCCATGTCCTTTTCGAATATTGGCAACTCGCTGGCGTTGTCAGAGCAGTCGAGCAGTACGAACGCTTTTAAAACG AGTCAACCGGTTATGCTGGCTCCAACGCCAACGAAGACACAAGGCGCTTTCCATTCCATCACACCAGCTCAACCCCAACGTCCATCGTCGCAGGCGACGTCTATAAAGGCCGAACCGGGTTCGAATATG GCACCTTCGGATTCCTCCAAAAAGGGTATAGCTGACTCGCCAATTCCATCGGTTGTTGGCGATTACGTTTCGGATCAACACAATCCAAATGATCTGAAG CCCAATACAGACAGCAATGGAAACAGCGACGACATGGATGGTTCCAGCTTCTCGTCTTTTTACTcatcttttataaaaactacCGATGGATCGGATAGCCCGCAAGAAAACGATAAGGAGGGAAAACATCGAAAATATAAA